A genomic segment from Acidobacteriota bacterium encodes:
- a CDS encoding S8 family serine peptidase, translated as MSTQITQQMQASGVAKVLVFLKPQVKGSTSAIRSSLENHFVRSERSQTTALAESLGVKPSSVPTMRYYPNLGVALGTVDRDGLAALKADAAVEKVGGAPQIRLIRPVKTATASLSIAITWGIKALEIPQLWNQGLTGKGVLVGHLDTGVDGKHAALKNALVDFTEFDLLGKEVMPKPKAYDSEDHGTHTAATIAGRAVSGKSVGVAPQADLASALVIEGGDVIARVLGGMNWAVGKGIRVLSMSLGFPGYWDDFLQLTKVLRARGVLPVFAVGNEYAGTSRSPGNYAQAVSVGALDKHNQVADFSSSQIFKRKKDPIVPDLVAPGVDTISAKPGGGYQLMSGTSMATPHIAGLAALLWQAKPTATVSQIEKAIFASCTLPQGMSNLRANRGIPNAPKALAAL; from the coding sequence ATGTCAACACAGATCACGCAACAAATGCAGGCATCCGGTGTAGCCAAAGTTCTGGTGTTTTTGAAACCCCAGGTCAAAGGTTCTACATCGGCAATACGGTCAAGTCTCGAAAATCATTTCGTGCGTTCGGAACGCAGTCAAACCACCGCGTTGGCGGAGAGCCTTGGCGTCAAACCCTCCAGCGTTCCAACCATGCGTTACTATCCCAATTTAGGTGTCGCGTTGGGCACCGTAGACCGTGATGGTCTGGCAGCCTTGAAAGCCGATGCCGCCGTCGAAAAAGTTGGCGGCGCGCCACAGATCAGATTGATTCGTCCGGTAAAAACCGCGACCGCAAGTCTATCAATCGCGATTACCTGGGGAATCAAGGCGCTTGAAATTCCGCAACTGTGGAATCAGGGACTGACCGGCAAAGGCGTATTGGTCGGGCATCTCGATACCGGTGTCGATGGCAAACATGCGGCACTCAAAAATGCGCTTGTCGATTTTACGGAATTCGATTTACTGGGCAAAGAGGTTATGCCGAAACCCAAAGCTTATGACAGCGAAGACCACGGCACGCACACCGCCGCGACAATTGCCGGTCGCGCCGTTAGCGGAAAATCCGTCGGCGTCGCTCCCCAAGCCGATTTAGCCAGCGCCCTGGTTATCGAAGGCGGCGATGTCATAGCGCGGGTGTTGGGCGGCATGAACTGGGCAGTTGGCAAAGGCATTCGCGTGTTAAGTATGTCTTTGGGATTTCCGGGCTATTGGGATGATTTTTTGCAATTGACCAAAGTGCTCAGGGCGCGCGGCGTCTTGCCGGTGTTTGCCGTCGGCAACGAATATGCCGGAACCAGTCGTTCGCCGGGCAACTATGCGCAAGCCGTATCGGTCGGCGCGCTGGATAAACATAATCAGGTTGCCGATTTTTCATCAAGCCAGATTTTCAAGCGCAAAAAAGACCCCATCGTCCCGGATTTGGTGGCTCCCGGCGTCGATACGATTTCAGCCAAACCCGGCGGCGGTTATCAATTGATGAGCGGGACTTCGATGGCAACCCCACACATTGCGGGCTTGGCTGCTTTATTATGGCAGGCGAAACCAACTGCCACGGTCAGCCAGATTGAAAAAGCCATTTTTGCTTCCTGCACCCTGCCACAAGGGATGTCAAATTTGCGCGCCAACCGCGGCATTCCCAATGCGCCGAAAGCATTAGCCGCTTTGTAA